The following coding sequences are from one Geodermatophilus normandii window:
- the sucC gene encoding ADP-forming succinate--CoA ligase subunit beta, giving the protein MDLFEYQARDLLASHGVPVLPGGVAETPDQAEAIAREIGQTVVVKAQVKTGGRGKAGGVKLADNPEDARARAQDILGLDIKGHITHRVMVAQASDIAEEYYFSYLLDRSNRTFLAMASVEGGMEIEQLAVERPEALARIPVDASRGVDEAKAAEIVDAAGFAPEVRDQVIAIAVQLWEVFSEEDATLVEVNPLAKAPDGTVLALDAKVTLDENASFRHAGHAALEDTAAADPLEARAKEKDLNYVKLEGEVGIIGNGAGLVMSTLDVVAYAGEEFGGVKPANFLDIGGGASAEVMANGLDIILSDPAVKSVFVNVFGGITACDAVANGIVSALGILGDEAAKPLVVRLDGNNVEEGRRILAEANHPLVTVVDTMDGAARRAAELAA; this is encoded by the coding sequence GTGGATCTCTTCGAGTACCAGGCGCGTGACCTGCTGGCCTCGCACGGCGTGCCCGTGCTCCCCGGCGGCGTGGCCGAGACACCCGACCAGGCCGAGGCGATCGCCCGCGAGATCGGGCAGACCGTCGTCGTCAAGGCGCAGGTCAAGACCGGTGGCCGCGGCAAGGCCGGCGGCGTCAAGCTCGCCGACAACCCGGAGGACGCCCGGGCGCGGGCCCAGGACATCCTCGGCCTCGACATCAAGGGCCACATCACCCACCGCGTGATGGTGGCCCAGGCCAGCGACATCGCCGAGGAGTACTACTTCTCCTACCTCCTCGACCGCTCCAACCGCACCTTCCTGGCGATGGCCAGCGTCGAGGGCGGCATGGAGATCGAGCAGCTCGCCGTCGAGCGCCCCGAGGCACTGGCCCGCATCCCGGTCGACGCCAGCCGGGGTGTCGACGAGGCCAAGGCCGCCGAGATCGTCGACGCCGCGGGCTTCGCCCCCGAGGTCCGCGACCAGGTGATCGCGATCGCCGTGCAGCTGTGGGAGGTCTTCAGCGAGGAGGACGCCACCCTCGTCGAGGTCAACCCGCTGGCCAAGGCGCCCGACGGCACCGTGCTCGCGCTCGACGCCAAGGTGACCCTCGACGAGAACGCCTCCTTCCGGCACGCCGGGCACGCGGCGCTCGAGGACACCGCCGCGGCCGACCCGCTCGAGGCGCGCGCCAAGGAGAAGGACCTCAACTACGTCAAGCTCGAGGGCGAGGTCGGGATCATCGGCAACGGTGCCGGCCTGGTCATGAGCACCCTCGACGTCGTCGCCTACGCGGGCGAGGAGTTCGGCGGGGTCAAGCCGGCCAACTTCCTCGACATCGGCGGCGGCGCCTCGGCCGAGGTCATGGCCAACGGGCTGGACATCATCCTGTCCGACCCGGCCGTGAAGAGCGTGTTCGTCAACGTCTTCGGCGGGATCACCGCCTGCGACGCCGTCGCCAACGGCATCGTCAGCGCCCTGGGCATCCTCGGTGACGAGGCCGCCAAGCCCCTGGTCGTCCGGCTCGACGGCAACAACGTCGAGGAGGGACGGCGCATCCTCGCCGAGGCGAACCACCCGCTGGTGACCGTGGTGGACACGATGGACGGCGCCGCCCGCCGGGCCGCCGAGCTCGCCGCCTGA
- a CDS encoding esterase/lipase family protein → MRATGDPGCRPGWHTDELSPGTPREALRSLISPGAVAGGLTELAWVGAHTLLYPLGARREPLRLDPRCRPGEQPPSVRALFAADPLAARIPVLLVHGLIDNRSIFTVMRRGLRRRGFAQVCTWNYSPLLGDVAEGARDLGEHVERICAQTGHDRVHLVGHSLGGLISRYYVQRQGGGRRVESLVTLGTPHGGSVLAHLLPTPMVRQLRPGSTVLQELAEPAPDWSTPMTAVYSNLDQLVVPTRLGRCDHPDLRARNVLVRGVGHMSLPFHRGVVDEVAATLAGLRPAASAPFASAA, encoded by the coding sequence ATGCGCGCGACCGGCGACCCCGGGTGCCGTCCAGGGTGGCACACCGACGAGCTCTCCCCGGGAACGCCACGGGAGGCGCTGCGGTCCCTGATCTCCCCCGGCGCCGTCGCCGGCGGCCTCACCGAGCTGGCCTGGGTCGGCGCGCACACGCTGCTCTACCCGCTCGGCGCCCGCAGGGAGCCCCTGCGGCTGGACCCCCGCTGCCGGCCGGGCGAGCAGCCGCCGAGCGTGCGCGCGCTCTTCGCCGCCGACCCCCTCGCCGCCCGCATCCCCGTCCTGCTGGTCCACGGGCTCATCGACAACCGGTCGATCTTCACCGTCATGCGGCGCGGGCTGCGCCGGCGCGGCTTCGCGCAGGTCTGCACCTGGAACTACAGCCCCCTCCTCGGCGACGTCGCCGAGGGCGCCCGCGACCTCGGCGAGCACGTCGAGCGCATCTGCGCCCAGACCGGGCACGACCGCGTCCACCTGGTCGGACACAGTCTCGGCGGCCTGATCTCCCGGTACTACGTGCAGCGGCAGGGCGGCGGCCGGCGGGTCGAGTCGCTCGTGACCCTCGGCACGCCGCACGGCGGCTCGGTGCTGGCCCACCTGCTCCCGACGCCGATGGTGCGCCAGCTGCGGCCGGGGTCGACGGTGCTGCAGGAGCTCGCCGAGCCCGCGCCGGACTGGTCGACCCCCATGACCGCCGTCTACAGCAACCTCGACCAGCTCGTCGTCCCCACCCGGCTCGGCCGCTGCGACCACCCCGACCTGCGGGCCCGCAACGTCCTCGTGCGGGGCGTGGGGCACATGTCGCTGCCCTTCCACCGGGGTGTCGTCGACGAGGTCGCCGCGACGCTGGCCGGCCTGCGGCCCGCCGCCTCCGCACCGTTCGCCTCCGCCGCCTGA
- the sucD gene encoding succinate--CoA ligase subunit alpha encodes MSIFLNENSKVIVQGMTGSEGRKHTQRMLASGTAIVGGVNPKKAGESVDFDGASVPVFGSVSEAMKETGADVSVIFVPPAGAKGAVIEAVDAQIGLAVVITEGIPVHDSTYFWAHAQGGSTRIIGPNCPGLISPGRSNAGIIPANITKQGRIGLVSKSGTLTYQMMYELRDIGFSTAIGIGGDPVIGTTHIDALQAFQDDPETEAIVMIGEIGGDAEERAADFVKASVTKPVVGYVAGFTAPEGKTMGHAGAIVSGSAGTAQAKKEALEAAGVRVGKTPSETARLMREIVGA; translated from the coding sequence ATGTCGATCTTCCTCAACGAGAACAGCAAGGTCATCGTCCAGGGCATGACCGGCTCGGAGGGGCGCAAGCACACCCAGCGCATGCTCGCCTCCGGCACCGCGATCGTCGGCGGCGTGAACCCGAAGAAGGCCGGCGAGAGCGTCGACTTCGACGGCGCCAGCGTGCCGGTGTTCGGCAGCGTGTCCGAGGCCATGAAGGAGACCGGCGCCGACGTCAGCGTCATCTTCGTGCCGCCGGCCGGCGCCAAGGGCGCGGTCATCGAGGCCGTCGACGCCCAGATCGGCCTCGCCGTCGTCATCACCGAGGGCATCCCGGTGCACGACTCGACCTACTTCTGGGCGCACGCCCAGGGTGGCTCGACCCGCATCATCGGCCCGAACTGTCCCGGCCTGATCAGCCCCGGGCGCTCCAACGCGGGCATCATCCCGGCCAACATCACCAAGCAGGGCAGGATCGGCCTGGTCAGCAAGTCCGGCACGCTGACCTACCAGATGATGTACGAGCTCCGGGACATCGGCTTCTCCACCGCGATCGGCATCGGCGGCGACCCGGTCATCGGCACCACGCACATCGATGCCCTCCAGGCGTTCCAGGACGACCCGGAGACCGAGGCCATCGTGATGATCGGCGAGATCGGTGGCGACGCCGAGGAGCGCGCGGCGGACTTCGTCAAGGCCAGCGTCACCAAGCCGGTCGTCGGCTACGTGGCCGGCTTCACCGCGCCCGAGGGCAAGACGATGGGCCACGCCGGCGCCATCGTGTCCGGCTCGGCCGGCACCGCGCAGGCCAAGAAGGAGGCCCTCGAGGCCGCGGGGGTCAGGGTCGGCAAGACGCCGTCGGAGACCGCGCGCCTCATGCGGGAGATCGTCGGCGCGTAG
- a CDS encoding DUF6350 family protein, which yields MLLPNAAAAALGVAAGPGFAIGAGTVVSVHGISLGPVPALPLLAALPDTQAVPLLAFVSQAVPVLAGLVAGAVLGRHLGDDDGGSVVAGLWGVLGGLLLGVAAGAVAAMAGGPWATARSPTSAPLRWRPPCRWRCRPASPARSGRPPPAGGPSADAARRVDRVAVVPGPDSPPRARVVVLLSGTGSLCAALLEAADEPGYPAQVVAVGADREAPASSTPAAGAFRRSPSRCATSPTGPPGTPRWPARSPRTGPTWWCPRGS from the coding sequence GTGCTGCTGCCCAACGCCGCCGCGGCGGCGCTGGGGGTGGCCGCCGGGCCGGGGTTCGCGATCGGTGCCGGCACCGTCGTCTCGGTGCACGGGATCAGCCTCGGGCCGGTCCCGGCCCTGCCGCTGCTGGCGGCGCTGCCCGACACCCAGGCGGTGCCGCTGCTGGCCTTCGTCTCGCAGGCGGTCCCGGTGCTGGCCGGCCTGGTGGCCGGGGCGGTCCTGGGCCGCCACCTGGGCGACGACGACGGCGGCTCGGTGGTCGCGGGCCTGTGGGGCGTGCTCGGCGGGCTGCTGCTCGGCGTGGCCGCGGGCGCCGTCGCCGCGATGGCCGGGGGTCCCTGGGCGACGGCGCGCTCGCCGACGTCGGCGCCCCTCCGGTGGCGACCGCCCTGTCGGTGGCGCTGCAGGCCGGCGTCGCCGGCGCGGTCGGGGCGGCCACCGCCCGCTGGCGGTCCCTCGGCTGACGCCGCGCGCCGCGTCGATAGGGTCGCGGTCGTGCCCGGCCCCGACTCCCCACCGCGGGCGCGGGTCGTCGTCCTGCTCTCGGGGACGGGGTCGCTGTGCGCGGCGCTGCTCGAGGCGGCCGACGAGCCGGGCTACCCCGCGCAGGTGGTCGCCGTCGGCGCGGACCGCGAGGCCCCGGCCTCCAGCACGCCCGCCGCCGGGGCCTTCCGACGTTCACCGTCGCGCTGCGCGACTTCCCCGACCGGGCCGCCTGGGACGCCGCGCTGGCCGGCGCGATCGCCGCGCACCGGCCCGACCTGGTGGTGTCCGCGGGGTTCATGA
- the pcrA gene encoding DNA helicase PcrA, which yields MSSVQQALPGTAALQRSAPGSAGRELDRMLAGLNGPQRQAVVHEGGPLLIVAGAGSGKTRVLAHRIAYLLGARGVQPGEVLAITFTNKAAGEMKERVAQLVGPRARAMWVSTFHSMCVRILRAEASKLGLKSSFTIYDQGDSVRLMTMVARDLDLDAKRYPGRSLAAQVSNLKNELVDEESFSPQTAPEKVLKEAYTLYQRRLREAHALDFDDLIMTTVNLLQAFPDVAEHYRRRFRHVLVDEYQDTNHAQYVLVRELVGTGEGPVPPAELCVVGDADQSIYAFRGATIRNIDEFERDYPQATTILLEQNYRSTQRILKAANTVIAKNTGRRPKNLWTDAGDGELIEGYVAENEHDEAAWVAEQIDALVDEGEARPADIAVFYRTNNASRVFEEVFIRVGMPYKVVGGVRFYERKEVRDALAYLRVVANPTDVVSLRRVINTPKRGIGDKAESCIEQFADRERIAFATALRRCPEITTLAPRSLKALQEFVALLEEFEQLVETGSGPAALLESILDRTGYLAELEASTDPQDEGRVDNLNELISVAAEFEAANPGGTVTDFLEQVSLVADADQIPVTGDEAGVVTLMTLHTAKGLEFPVVFLTGLEDGVFPHLRALGDPRELEEERRLAYVGITRAQKRLFLSRATVRTSWGQPAYNPPSRFLDELPSDTVHWARTDPTPAPSTGYGSAQSRVAATGLSTGGLRGGAGNRPVISVEVGDRVSHDAFGLGTVVEVNGAGDKAQATVDFGSGGTKRLVLRYAPLVKL from the coding sequence ATGAGCAGCGTGCAGCAGGCCCTCCCTGGAACCGCCGCGCTCCAGCGTTCCGCTCCCGGCTCGGCCGGCCGGGAACTGGACCGCATGCTGGCCGGGCTCAACGGTCCCCAGCGTCAGGCCGTCGTCCACGAGGGCGGCCCGCTGCTCATCGTCGCCGGCGCCGGGTCGGGCAAGACCCGCGTGCTCGCCCACCGCATCGCCTACCTGCTCGGCGCCCGCGGGGTGCAGCCGGGCGAGGTCCTCGCGATCACCTTCACCAACAAGGCGGCCGGCGAGATGAAGGAGCGCGTCGCCCAGCTGGTCGGGCCGCGCGCCCGGGCCATGTGGGTGTCCACCTTCCACTCGATGTGCGTGCGCATCCTGCGCGCCGAGGCGTCGAAGCTGGGCCTGAAGTCGTCGTTCACCATCTACGACCAGGGCGACTCCGTGCGGCTGATGACGATGGTCGCCCGCGACCTCGACCTCGACGCCAAGCGCTACCCGGGCCGCAGCCTCGCGGCGCAGGTGTCGAACCTGAAGAACGAGCTCGTCGACGAGGAGTCGTTCAGCCCCCAGACGGCACCGGAGAAGGTGCTCAAGGAGGCCTACACGCTGTACCAGCGGCGGCTGCGCGAGGCGCACGCGCTGGACTTCGACGACCTGATCATGACGACGGTCAACCTGCTGCAGGCCTTCCCGGACGTCGCCGAGCACTACCGCCGCCGGTTCCGGCACGTGCTGGTCGACGAGTACCAGGACACCAACCACGCGCAGTACGTGCTGGTCCGCGAGCTGGTCGGCACGGGTGAGGGGCCCGTGCCCCCGGCCGAGCTGTGTGTCGTCGGCGACGCCGACCAGTCGATCTACGCCTTCCGCGGCGCCACGATCCGCAACATCGACGAGTTCGAGCGCGACTACCCGCAGGCCACCACGATCCTGCTGGAGCAGAACTACCGCTCCACGCAGCGGATCCTCAAGGCGGCCAACACCGTCATCGCGAAGAACACCGGCCGTCGTCCCAAGAACCTCTGGACCGATGCCGGCGACGGCGAGCTCATCGAGGGCTACGTCGCCGAGAACGAGCACGACGAGGCCGCCTGGGTCGCCGAGCAGATCGACGCGCTGGTCGACGAGGGCGAGGCCAGGCCCGCGGACATCGCGGTCTTCTACCGCACCAACAACGCCTCCCGTGTCTTCGAGGAGGTGTTCATCCGCGTCGGCATGCCCTACAAGGTCGTCGGCGGGGTGCGCTTCTACGAGCGCAAGGAGGTCCGCGACGCGCTGGCCTACCTCAGGGTGGTCGCCAACCCGACCGACGTCGTCAGCCTGCGCCGGGTGATCAACACGCCCAAGCGCGGCATCGGGGACAAGGCCGAGTCCTGCATCGAGCAGTTCGCCGACCGCGAGCGGATCGCCTTCGCCACCGCGCTGCGCCGCTGCCCGGAGATCACCACCCTGGCGCCGCGCTCGCTGAAGGCGCTGCAGGAGTTCGTGGCGCTGCTGGAGGAGTTCGAGCAGCTGGTCGAGACCGGCTCCGGCCCCGCCGCGCTGCTGGAGAGCATCCTCGACCGGACCGGCTACCTCGCCGAGCTCGAGGCCAGCACCGACCCGCAGGACGAGGGCCGCGTCGACAACCTCAACGAGCTCATCTCGGTGGCGGCCGAGTTCGAGGCCGCCAACCCCGGCGGCACGGTGACCGACTTCCTCGAGCAGGTCTCGCTGGTGGCCGATGCCGACCAGATCCCGGTGACCGGCGACGAGGCCGGCGTCGTCACGCTGATGACGCTGCACACCGCCAAGGGCCTGGAGTTCCCGGTCGTGTTCCTCACCGGCCTGGAGGACGGCGTCTTCCCGCACCTGCGCGCCCTGGGCGACCCACGGGAGCTGGAGGAGGAGCGGCGGCTGGCCTACGTCGGCATCACCCGCGCCCAGAAGCGGCTGTTCCTGTCCCGCGCCACGGTGCGCACCAGCTGGGGCCAGCCGGCCTACAACCCGCCCTCGCGGTTCCTCGACGAGCTGCCGTCGGACACCGTGCACTGGGCGCGCACGGACCCGACACCGGCGCCGAGCACCGGGTACGGCTCGGCGCAGTCGCGGGTGGCGGCCACCGGGCTGTCCACCGGCGGGCTGCGCGGCGGCGCGGGCAACCGGCCGGTCATCTCCGTCGAGGTCGGCGACCGGGTCAGCCACGACGCGTTCGGCCTCGGCACGGTGGTCGAGGTCAACGGCGCCGGCGACAAGGCCCAGGCGACGGTCGACTTCGGTTCCGGCGGCACCAAGCGCCTCGTCCTGCGCTACGCCCCGCTCGTCAAGCTCTGA
- a CDS encoding cobalamin B12-binding domain-containing protein: MTAAERLRVVVAGPDGQDDPRAVALARALRDTGAEVVLTGEVASAGRLAATVVQEDADAVGLTGAPPDLLAEVLDRLAAAGVDDVTAFVLGATTGLPDGVRGFADGVTPDDVVAALREAAGGL; encoded by the coding sequence GTGACGGCGGCGGAGCGGCTGCGCGTCGTCGTCGCCGGGCCCGACGGCCAGGACGACCCGCGGGCGGTCGCCCTGGCCCGCGCGCTGCGCGACACCGGCGCCGAGGTGGTGCTGACCGGCGAGGTCGCCTCCGCCGGCCGGCTGGCGGCGACCGTCGTCCAGGAGGACGCCGACGCCGTCGGGCTGACCGGGGCGCCGCCGGACCTGCTCGCCGAGGTGCTCGACCGGCTCGCCGCCGCGGGCGTCGACGACGTCACCGCCTTCGTCCTGGGCGCCACCACCGGTCTCCCGGACGGCGTCCGCGGGTTCGCCGACGGCGTCACGCCCGACGACGTCGTCGCCGCGCTGCGCGAGGCCGCCGGGGGGCTGTGA
- a CDS encoding chorismate mutase → MSATSTPADERIAELRGEIDVCDAELIRLVRRRLAVSQEIGELRRTAGGTRLSLSREQQVIARFQDALGPDGAALGMVLLRQGRGHL, encoded by the coding sequence ATGAGCGCCACCAGCACCCCCGCCGACGAGCGCATCGCCGAGCTGCGCGGGGAGATCGACGTCTGCGACGCCGAGCTGATCCGCCTCGTGCGACGCCGGCTGGCCGTGTCCCAGGAGATCGGGGAGCTGCGCCGCACCGCCGGCGGCACCCGCCTGTCGCTGTCCCGGGAGCAGCAGGTGATCGCCCGCTTCCAGGACGCCCTGGGGCCCGACGGCGCCGCGCTCGGGATGGTGCTGCTGCGCCAGGGCCGCGGCCACCTGTGA
- a CDS encoding M23 family metallopeptidase, translated as MDEGCRRDLAPRARGPRPPSGRARGDRPHLRRSAGSRGTAAAPPARGPVRAGPRPAAEDSPADDDEPAAPPAESAGGSPDDASAESTARRTVRRPPGRRGPLWLGALVAGALLAGVPALSGSTPAPAASVSAADYGLGAADLGLAGELDEAGVRQGITQAEAAVRLSELAASRAAREPQTVLPTTGRLTTCFCMRWGSMHYGIDLAAPLGTPIYSATDGVVLRAGRASGFGNAVYVQDADGNVHVYGHMRYYDVEAGQIVHAGDEIAKVGNEGQSTGPHLHYEIHRGGMTGRPIDPEDWLADHGVTV; from the coding sequence GTGGACGAAGGGTGTCGGCGTGACCTCGCTCCTCGAGCCCGCGGCCCCCGGCCGCCGAGCGGCCGAGCCCGAGGCGACCGGCCGCATCTCCGCCGGTCCGCTGGGAGTCGCGGGACTGCCGCCGCTCCGCCGGCCCGCGGTCCCGTCCGTGCCGGCCCCCGCCCCGCCGCCGAGGACTCCCCCGCGGACGACGACGAGCCGGCCGCTCCCCCCGCGGAGTCCGCCGGCGGGTCCCCCGACGACGCCTCCGCGGAGTCCACCGCCCGCCGCACCGTCCGCCGTCCCCCCGGCCGCCGCGGGCCGCTCTGGCTGGGCGCCCTCGTCGCCGGGGCGCTCCTCGCCGGCGTCCCCGCCCTCTCCGGCAGCACCCCGGCCCCCGCCGCGTCGGTCAGCGCCGCCGACTACGGGCTCGGTGCCGCCGACCTCGGGCTGGCCGGCGAGCTGGACGAGGCCGGCGTCCGGCAGGGCATCACCCAGGCCGAGGCCGCCGTCCGGCTGTCGGAGCTGGCCGCCTCCCGGGCCGCCCGCGAGCCGCAGACCGTCCTGCCGACGACGGGCCGCCTCACCACCTGCTTCTGCATGCGCTGGGGATCGATGCACTACGGCATCGACCTGGCCGCCCCGCTCGGCACGCCGATCTACTCGGCCACCGACGGCGTCGTGCTGCGCGCCGGCCGCGCCTCCGGGTTCGGCAACGCCGTCTACGTCCAGGACGCCGACGGCAACGTGCACGTCTACGGGCACATGCGCTACTACGACGTCGAGGCCGGGCAGATCGTGCACGCCGGCGACGAGATCGCCAAGGTCGGCAACGAGGGACAGTCCACCGGGCCGCACCTGCACTATGAGATCCACCGCGGCGGCATGACCGGCCGGCCGATCGACCCCGAGGACTGGCTCGCCGACCACGGCGTCACCGTCTGA
- the purN gene encoding phosphoribosylglycinamide formyltransferase codes for MRDFPDRAAWDAALAGAIAAHRPDLVVSAGFMKIVGPAVLARYEGRLVNTHPALLPAFPGAHAVRDALAAGVDVTGSTVHLVDAGVDTGPVLAQREVPVLPGDDEDRLHERIKAVERTLLVETVARLVTGTTEESPR; via the coding sequence CTGCGCGACTTCCCCGACCGGGCCGCCTGGGACGCCGCGCTGGCCGGCGCGATCGCCGCGCACCGGCCCGACCTGGTGGTGTCCGCGGGGTTCATGAAGATCGTCGGTCCCGCCGTCCTGGCCCGCTACGAGGGCCGGCTGGTCAACACCCACCCCGCCCTGCTGCCGGCCTTCCCGGGCGCGCACGCCGTCCGCGACGCGCTGGCCGCGGGCGTGGACGTCACCGGCAGCACGGTGCACCTCGTCGACGCCGGCGTGGACACCGGGCCGGTGCTCGCCCAGCGGGAGGTGCCGGTGCTGCCCGGTGACGACGAGGACCGCCTGCACGAACGGATCAAGGCCGTGGAGCGCACGCTCCTGGTGGAGACGGTGGCGCGACTCGTCACCGGCACGACGGAGGAGAGCCCCCGATGA